One window from the genome of Pseudomonas sp. L5B5 encodes:
- a CDS encoding DUF4291 domain-containing protein produces MPATADNIPLRQIRAVYDASTLRVYQAYSASIADAALAHGTFVSPPFKMERMTWIKPSFLWMMYRAGWGFKDAGQSRILAIDISREGFEWALAHSCPSHADEGLSKEQWLQLKDQSPVRIQWDPERDLHLQPQEHRAIQIGLGQEAVGLYVNQWIQRISDVTPLAHRIHERVLAGDLEEARRLLPQEREYPVAGPDA; encoded by the coding sequence ATGCCTGCAACGGCCGACAACATCCCCCTGCGCCAGATCCGGGCGGTCTACGACGCCAGCACCCTGCGCGTCTACCAGGCCTATTCCGCGAGCATTGCCGATGCGGCGCTGGCCCATGGCACCTTCGTCTCGCCACCGTTCAAGATGGAGCGCATGACCTGGATAAAACCCTCCTTCCTCTGGATGATGTATCGCGCCGGCTGGGGCTTCAAAGACGCTGGGCAGAGCCGCATCCTGGCCATCGACATCAGCCGCGAAGGCTTCGAATGGGCCCTGGCCCACAGCTGCCCGAGCCATGCCGACGAGGGGCTGAGCAAAGAACAATGGTTGCAGTTGAAGGACCAGTCGCCGGTGCGCATCCAGTGGGACCCGGAACGCGACCTGCACCTGCAGCCCCAGGAACACCGGGCCATCCAGATCGGCCTTGGCCAGGAAGCGGTGGGCTTGTACGTCAACCAGTGGATCCAGCGCATCAGCGATGTTACGCCGCTGGCGCACCGCATTCATGAGCGGGTGCTGGCTGGCGACCTGGAAGAGGCGCGGCGCCTGCTGCCCCAGGAGCGCGAATACCCAGTGGCGGGCCCTGATGCGTAA
- a CDS encoding RNA polymerase sigma factor — MNCSMQEDLQVALADRLFESSWRAVLPGLQRRARQLARGNADGAQEWLAAAAIKALLFFRRSPERIRDPQGFLFLVLEHVFLDSCRRRTREQRLFVDLADVEQDPMQQLESSQLSVLEHVELLEALARLSRRVAQLPLKKRRLFELKFIEELSYPHIAAELGINQPLARKHVQLLREQLR; from the coding sequence ATGAACTGTTCCATGCAAGAGGATCTGCAAGTCGCGCTGGCAGATCGTCTGTTCGAGTCGAGTTGGCGTGCCGTGCTACCCGGTTTGCAGCGTCGGGCCCGGCAACTGGCGCGAGGCAATGCCGATGGCGCCCAGGAATGGCTGGCGGCGGCGGCGATCAAGGCCTTGCTGTTCTTCCGCCGGTCGCCGGAACGGATTCGCGACCCCCAGGGTTTCCTGTTCCTGGTTCTGGAACATGTCTTTCTCGACAGTTGCCGACGCCGGACCCGCGAGCAGCGACTGTTCGTCGACCTGGCCGATGTCGAGCAGGACCCGATGCAGCAGCTGGAGTCTTCGCAGCTCTCGGTGCTCGAGCATGTGGAATTGCTGGAGGCCCTGGCCCGGCTCAGCCGACGCGTGGCGCAGCTGCCCCTCAAGAAGCGCCGGCTGTTTGAACTAAAGTTCATTGAAGAGCTGTCCTACCCGCACATTGCAGCCGAGCTGGGGATCAACCAGCCCCTGGCACGCAAGCACGTGCAGTTGCTGCGTGAACAGCTGCGCTGA
- a CDS encoding DUF2846 domain-containing protein, with translation MQAEVAQYSPPKPAVADKGLVYVVRPSNVGMMVRFNVFLDDKEADSEMGYNRGNQYIYFYVTPGQHVISSKAENWADMSVTVKAGEVIYLKQEVEAGVMMARNSLKVLSDVEGRYLVKDASLGTIAKETK, from the coding sequence ATGCAAGCCGAAGTCGCGCAGTACTCACCACCCAAACCTGCCGTTGCTGATAAAGGGTTGGTATACGTCGTTCGCCCCAGCAATGTGGGAATGATGGTGCGTTTCAATGTCTTCCTGGATGACAAGGAAGCCGACTCGGAAATGGGCTACAACCGTGGTAACCAATACATCTATTTTTACGTCACTCCAGGTCAGCACGTGATCAGCTCCAAGGCTGAAAACTGGGCAGACATGTCTGTGACGGTAAAAGCTGGCGAGGTTATCTACCTCAAGCAAGAAGTTGAGGCTGGCGTGATGATGGCTCGCAACAGCTTGAAGGTGTTAAGTGATGTGGAAGGGCGTTATCTGGTCAAGGATGCAAGCCTGGGCACTATTGCCAAAGAGACCAAGTAA
- a CDS encoding vWA domain-containing protein yields MSLPLHFLRPATQGFAIAGLLLAIAGCGVSSKPEATAEAAAQGALQDAPEAQYDRPRADTSLAKRGLRPVSMIAPMPAPAVYRESFQAAYREEPREQYQALPDNPIHSVAEAPVSTFSADVDTGAYANVRRLLNQGSLPPEGAVRLEELVNYFPYDYALPTDGSPFGVTTELAPTPWNPHTRLLRIGIKASDRAVAQLAPANLVFLVDVSGSMDRREGLPLVKSTLKLLVDQLRDQDRVSLVVYAGESRVVLEPTSGRDKAKIRNAIDQLTAGGSTAGASGIQMAYQMAQQGFIDKGINRILLATDGDFNVGISDFESLKAMAVEKRKSGVSLTTLGFGVDNYNEHLMEQLADAGDGNYAYIDNLREARKVLVDQLSSTLAVVAKDVKLQVEFNPTQVSEYRLLGYENRALKREDFSNDKVDAGEIGAGHTVTALYEIVPVGEKGWLEPLRYGQAKAPAASAKADELAMLRVRYKAPKGGNSRLIERPISAQQPAELAKASPDLRFAAAVAAFSQQLKDGRYTADFSLADTATLARGARGDDPYGLRGEFVQLVELAQSLQTQAPNDRAADALGQHAVQSRLE; encoded by the coding sequence ATGTCCCTTCCTCTGCATTTCCTTCGCCCGGCCACCCAGGGTTTCGCCATCGCTGGCTTGCTGCTGGCGATTGCCGGTTGCGGCGTGTCGTCCAAGCCCGAGGCCACTGCGGAAGCTGCGGCCCAGGGCGCGCTGCAGGATGCACCTGAAGCCCAGTACGATAGGCCACGTGCCGATACGTCCCTGGCCAAGCGCGGCCTGCGCCCGGTATCGATGATCGCGCCCATGCCGGCGCCGGCGGTGTACCGCGAGTCATTCCAGGCCGCTTACCGTGAGGAGCCTCGCGAGCAGTACCAGGCCCTGCCGGACAACCCGATCCACAGCGTGGCCGAGGCTCCGGTGTCGACCTTCAGCGCTGACGTGGATACCGGCGCCTATGCCAACGTCCGCCGTCTGCTCAACCAGGGCAGCCTGCCGCCCGAAGGCGCGGTGCGCCTGGAAGAACTGGTCAACTATTTCCCCTACGACTACGCCTTGCCCACCGATGGCTCGCCCTTCGGCGTGACCACTGAGCTTGCGCCCACGCCGTGGAACCCCCATACCCGCTTGCTGCGCATCGGTATCAAGGCGTCGGATCGCGCGGTGGCCCAGTTGGCCCCGGCTAACCTGGTGTTCCTGGTGGATGTCTCCGGCTCCATGGACCGCCGCGAAGGCCTGCCCCTGGTCAAGAGCACCCTCAAGCTGCTGGTGGACCAACTGCGCGATCAGGACCGGGTATCGCTGGTGGTCTATGCCGGTGAATCGCGGGTGGTGCTCGAACCCACCTCCGGCCGCGACAAGGCCAAGATCCGCAACGCCATCGACCAACTCACCGCCGGAGGCTCCACTGCTGGCGCCTCGGGCATCCAGATGGCCTACCAGATGGCCCAGCAGGGCTTCATCGACAAGGGCATCAACCGCATCCTGCTGGCCACCGACGGCGACTTCAACGTCGGGATCAGCGATTTCGAGAGCCTCAAGGCCATGGCGGTCGAGAAGCGCAAGAGCGGCGTTTCCCTGACCACCCTGGGTTTTGGCGTGGATAACTACAACGAGCACCTGATGGAGCAGTTGGCCGATGCCGGCGATGGCAACTATGCCTACATCGACAACCTGCGCGAGGCGCGCAAGGTGCTGGTGGACCAGCTCAGCTCGACCCTGGCGGTGGTGGCCAAGGACGTGAAGCTGCAAGTGGAATTCAACCCGACCCAGGTCAGCGAGTATCGCCTGTTGGGCTATGAGAACCGTGCGCTCAAGCGTGAAGACTTTAGCAACGACAAAGTCGATGCCGGTGAAATCGGTGCCGGACATACCGTCACGGCGCTGTATGAAATTGTCCCGGTGGGCGAGAAGGGCTGGCTGGAGCCGCTGCGTTACGGCCAGGCCAAGGCGCCGGCCGCCAGCGCCAAGGCCGACGAGCTGGCCATGCTGCGGGTGCGCTACAAGGCCCCCAAAGGTGGAAACAGCCGGTTGATCGAACGGCCGATCAGCGCCCAGCAACCTGCAGAACTGGCCAAGGCTAGTCCTGACCTGCGCTTTGCCGCTGCGGTGGCGGCGTTCTCCCAGCAGCTCAAGGATGGCCGCTACACCGCGGACTTCAGCCTGGCCGACACCGCCACGTTGGCCCGGGGTGCCCGTGGCGATGATCCTTATGGCCTGCGAGGCGAGTTCGTACAGCTGGTGGAGCTGGCGCAAAGCCTGCAAACTCAAGCCCCCAACGACCGGGCGGCCGATGCGCTGGGCCAGCATGCCGTGCAAAGCCGCCTTGAGTAG
- a CDS encoding YbhB/YbcL family Raf kinase inhibitor-like protein yields MSRFAFRNTWLAAGTVLLCLHLPVQAQERFTLNVPGVSDDRLFTTGNASDAKGCGGHNNSPALNWTAGPAGTLSYAIVMHDPDGAKGQGVDHWVHYGLKASTRQLPAGAGTKPNLEGLAGINSRNSTTYMGPCPPVGDSAHHYIIQIFALDLPPDALPAGLTRAQLLEKINGHVLRNSSVVRRYSR; encoded by the coding sequence ATGTCTCGCTTTGCCTTCCGCAATACTTGGCTGGCCGCTGGTACCGTGCTGCTGTGCCTGCATCTTCCCGTGCAGGCCCAGGAGCGTTTCACCCTGAATGTGCCCGGGGTGTCGGATGACCGGCTGTTCACCACCGGTAATGCCAGTGACGCCAAGGGGTGTGGTGGGCACAACAATTCCCCGGCGCTGAACTGGACTGCGGGCCCTGCCGGGACCTTGAGTTATGCCATCGTCATGCACGACCCGGATGGCGCCAAGGGCCAGGGTGTCGATCACTGGGTGCACTACGGCCTCAAGGCCAGCACCCGGCAACTCCCGGCCGGCGCCGGCACCAAGCCGAACCTGGAAGGCCTGGCCGGTATCAACAGTCGCAACAGCACCACCTACATGGGCCCCTGCCCGCCGGTGGGCGACAGCGCCCATCACTACATCATCCAGATCTTCGCCCTGGACCTGCCGCCCGATGCCTTGCCCGCCGGGCTGACTCGCGCCCAATTGCTGGAAAAGATCAACGGGCATGTGCTGCGTAACAGCAGTGTGGTGCGCCGCTACTCGCGCTGA
- a CDS encoding RebB family R body protein: protein MPDPMVNSQITDAVTQTNVKVVAEAPAQSIASLYQVASHSAGLSLQNAVNSQQALNQISNAVVSKAVALIMAIGE, encoded by the coding sequence ATGCCAGATCCCATGGTCAACTCGCAGATCACCGATGCCGTCACCCAGACCAACGTCAAGGTGGTGGCCGAGGCTCCGGCCCAGTCCATCGCCTCGCTGTACCAGGTGGCCAGCCATTCCGCGGGCTTGTCGTTGCAGAACGCGGTCAACAGCCAGCAGGCGCTGAACCAGATCTCCAACGCGGTGGTGTCCAAGGCCGTGGCCCTGATCATGGCCATCGGCGAGTAG
- a CDS encoding RNA polymerase sigma factor → MSAPHPSTDASSDEALLARYRAGDGAAFELLYQRHRQGLYRFLLGLSGKAELAEEVYQETWLSLIRSSSGPSGRASFRTWLYQIARNRLIDHWRKHGVRTPLHDSYDEQLHAEVDGAPGPEQQLSLCRDRQRIDAALQDLPEDQREVFLLRAHGELELPQIASLTQAPLETVKSRFRYALKKLRRLLAEEVLT, encoded by the coding sequence ATGTCTGCTCCCCATCCGTCCACCGACGCCAGCAGCGATGAAGCGCTGCTGGCGCGTTATCGTGCTGGCGATGGTGCGGCCTTCGAGCTGTTGTACCAGCGCCACCGCCAGGGCCTGTACCGGTTCCTGCTGGGCCTGTCCGGCAAGGCGGAGCTGGCCGAGGAGGTCTACCAGGAAACCTGGCTCAGCCTGATCCGCAGCAGCAGCGGGCCATCGGGTCGGGCCAGTTTCCGCACCTGGCTGTACCAGATTGCGCGCAATCGGCTGATCGACCACTGGCGCAAGCACGGTGTGCGCACTCCACTGCACGACAGCTACGACGAACAACTGCATGCCGAGGTCGACGGCGCCCCCGGGCCCGAGCAGCAATTGAGCCTGTGCCGCGACCGGCAGCGCATCGACGCCGCCCTGCAGGATTTGCCCGAAGACCAGCGCGAAGTGTTCCTGCTGCGCGCCCATGGCGAGCTGGAGTTGCCACAGATCGCCAGCCTGACCCAGGCACCCTTGGAGACGGTGAAAAGCCGTTTTCGTTATGCGCTGAAAAAATTGCGTCGGCTCCTGGCCGAGGAGGTACTCACATGA